AGCTTTTGAGGTTTTTTCTTGTCAGagtaaatcttaaattttggTCCAAAGCTTTCTCTCTTTGCTTTCTGGCTTTTGTTCCTAACTTGGCGGAGAGGGGAAAATGGCAGTAAGTTCTTCTTGCTTCCTTTCGATTTCTTTATGATTCTTTCGTtgttgggttaattttattgtttgatgtttgattaCAGTAGAAATACAAAATTAGTGCTTCTGGTTAGTAAGGACCAAAGACATATTCTTTATGGTTTCAGTTAATTTGGTTTACCTTGACTGGCATTTGGTAATGCTGGGTTTTTTCTCTTATCAGGTGATAATTGCTCTGCAGTTAAACTGgtccttttttttgtttttttggtaACCTGGGGTTGGcttgttttatgttcttggAGTATGAATTATGTGGATTTGAATTAGTAATGAGGTCTCAGTAGTAAACATGATAATGGAAAATTAGAACTTTGATGAATACTTTATGTAATTATTGTAGAAGGAACAAAATATTTAGTcaaatcttattatttaataaacaatTTAGTTAAATTGGCAGTTTCTGTGTCTGAATTTGGTTTTTATTGCTTGATCCATTAGCATAAAAGGGAATCGTGCCATAAGGAATGAATACAAACTAGGATTATGTCAATATCAATAACAAATGgtaaaacatatttaaatcaCCATAACTTGAGAAAGAATTTAACAACTCAGTTGCTTACATGATAATAGTCATAATTCTAATATCGTGATGACTCGTGAGATGCactagttttaattttattgtttacaAACTATCTTTTTGTGCATTTTCACTCTAGTTAAGAGAATGCATTTTTCTTGGGACCTTTGAACATCGTGAGATACATATAAGGAATATTGCTCATAGTCTATAGATCAAATAGTCTGTTGGAGCTGTGGAATTGTATAGATTAGGTGTTTGCTTTGATTGTATATTCGGTCagttatacatatattttccTATTGTACTATAAAAtatctttctcttttgttttctttccaaAACTAATATTGCTCATCATGTTGATTAATGAGATTAGTTATTTGCATAACTTTGAAGTTGAAGCTCATGTAGCggacatttattttattcttcatCCAGTCCATAGTCTCCCTTTTTATTTCTAGATTGATCCACATTATTGCTCATCATGTTGATTAATGAATTAGTTATTTGCATACTTTTGAAGTTGAAGTTCATGTAGTGAACATCTTCAATTCTTCACCCAGTAGTTAGTCTCCCTCTTCAATTCTAGaccatatttatcaattttgttTGCGACTTCATAGCTGGCTTTCCCTGTTTACCATGGAGGTTAGCTGCTGCTTATTTGAAATTGTAGTTTGAAGTTTCATGCCAGGAAACTGAATTTTCCTCTATTGTTTTCtacttttagtttttctaccttatgttattttattggagtattaaaattttatactcaaattttgtcttttaattgCAAATGTTCTGGTCTTACTTATTCACCTTTTGGTTTTACTGGTTAAATAAAGCTGGGAAAACCACTAGCATTATACCTTTCTTTGGTGcatgaatgaataaaattctttatagCACACGAGTTCtgtaattacaaaaaattcaGGAGCAAACATGTTTCCATTTCTTGTGTAATGTGCTCGAAATCATAACTGGTTTTTCTCATAATATGTGTTGTGAATAGCAATTAGAATACCATTTCCTTAGTTTCGTCTTTTGACATAAGCAATGTGCCCCTTTTCCCCATTTAACTTTCTGCATTCACAATTGGAGCCAAGGGCCCAGTTTCACTCACAAAACATTATGGGAGGAAAATACGAGAGAGCTTTCTCTTGGAAACTTGTAGGTTTACTTCTTTTACCCTCTCTATTCATTTATGAAGACCAACAGATGCGTAAAGCTAATAATGAAACTTTTTGTCTTTACATTGGATGTTGAACAATGGCCACCTGAAATCACCTTTAGGTATGTTAATTCAGTCAATTTTAGGTGGTAGAAGGATTGTTTAGGGACTTAGATGCCAGTGGCTTGGTTAGCATCCCTCTCTTATTTGTGAATGCTAATTAAGGAAGTTTGTTCTTTTGAAATCATTCTTTTGCTTCACTAATTATCCAATGATGTTGTACTCTGGTAAGCCTGCTGTTTATTATAACATCCTAGCAAGCATTATTTGATGGATCACTCTATCTATTTGTTGAATTAGGAATTGCTAATACCAGATAAGACATTGGCTTTTGATGATTGGTATGGTTGACTTAACATTTCgtcatttttctatttctgaATTGTCTCAAgtctttttgtttgtttattgaaAACAAGCTGGATTATCATATCCCCCTTCTCCTTTGGAGAAAATTTAATCTGGGCATTTTCATAACATTTGATTGTTGAAACGGTTGTAGATGGTCTCGCGCGCTCGAAGCTTTGTCTTTTCTCATCCCTTGTAACTCCATTCTTATATGTACCATATCGAACATACTAGGATCAAATGGTATAGTCTATAGATATGCACAAAACAACTTGTGAACCTCACTCTTTCTGATCCTTAATTATCCTCTAAAGTTCTTTCCCTAAAAACTTTGTTTTAGTGTTAAGAAAACAATTTTGTCTCTTCTGAGATGGTAACTTTTGAAGAAAGATGGATTGGCAGGCATATGGTGTCAGCTATAAGAAGGATAACTGAGGATTATAAATGTGATCATGGTAGGAAACAGAAATTAGAAGTTAATTGAAATTGTAAGCCTGCTTCAAACTAAGAAATCATAAGGATGAAGTTAAAAATGTCGAGCAACAAGAATCATTTGTTGAGTTCCCCAGTTGACATGCATAATTTAACTAAGAAATCACGAGggcatgaaaattgaaatgtTGAGCAACAAGAATAAATTGTCTAGTTCTCTGGGACattctattattaaatatgaaagtaGCCTCACGGTTGAGTGTGCTGCAGTTGTCTTCATCTAATTAAATCAGAGAAAACTATTCTGATTAATCATAagtcttttaaaatttagccTTGTATCCTTACTGATGCATATTTGTCCTGGTTACCATTTCTAACGCGAGCATGGTTGGTTTATTGGTATGTATAGACCACTCATCCCTCAGGAGGtgaataaactaataaaacttTAAGTGCACAAAGCATACTTGATTTGCGGTTGATTCATCTTTCAAACTTACGTGTGGTGCATGGATTTTCTCACCTCGGTCATATCCTTGTATGTTCTAGTTGATAGTTGAAGGTACAAAAAGAAAGTTTGGTATAGAGAGTTAGAATGATAAGTTTCacagtttttctttcttttgatcCCTAATTTTACTGGACTTTGTTAATTTAAACTACTATTAACATCACACATTTAGACTGATGAATAAGTTTAGCTTGTAGTTGAGCATTCTGGTGATATCTCTTGAAATTCTCTTCACTGAAATCCCAAATGGTTGtatttttcctctttcttGGTCTTCGTGATAAGCTATTTAAGAATCCTGAGAAGATCTAGTCAACCATTGAATATATGGTTATGCAATGCATTTGTTTAACATATCTCTTGCTTAGAATTTAAATTGCACGTTCCTTCTCCTTATCAGCACCTTTTCCTCCTTTTCCTACCAACCCTTGTAATtgacaagaaaatcaaaatcttaGACTCAATTTCTAAGATGTGTAGAGTTGTTATCAGATCTTAGACTCAATTCCTAAGATGTGTAGAGTTGTTATCAGACTGCAACTCAAGTAATCTAGATCTGTACTTACACTTTTAGACATGAGATGTCTAAAAGCTCAACTggtttaagttaattttaatgtaaacTCATAGTTTGAACAGATTTTCTAGTTTTTGTATACATTTTAATCTATTCTTACATGCCTTCaccatttattttaaaaatataatctattcCTATATGCATTCACCATTTACTGTAAGATATAACATGTTCTTTTgttccattttattttcttccttgtTTGCAGTGCTCTTTTACTATAGCAAATAAATTATTCCAAACCTTGGTCGTGCCTTAGGTGTGATGTGAGTTATTTTACCTCTGATTGTTGCAGAGAGATGCTGACCTAATTAAAAGCCAATAGCATGAATGGGATAAGATACTGATTGGTAGAATAGGACTTCTCCTACTCAGAATATTATCCATTATGGAATAAGATACTGACGAAACTTTATGTTTGGATCTTACCATCTTTCTTGGTTTGTTAGTCTACCTTGATTCACCTATCTGTAGCCTTATGTGCAGCAAAAGGAAAGCCCAGTATGGGCAATATGATATCTCTTCACTTTATAAATGTGACTTGCTGATCCTGATAGATGAATTGTCAAAATTTTTGCATGGACGAAAATATTTGTTGCTTCTATAAATGGCTTTCTTGTAGATAATAATCTCTTGTTTTTGTGGCAGCAACGTTCACATGTGCCAAAGTTTGGCAATTGGGAAAGTGATGAGAATGTTCCTTATACAGCTTATTTTGATAAGGCTCGAAAGGGTAGAGGTGGGAAGATGATAAATCCAAATGATCCTCAAGAGAATTTGGATTCAGTCTCTGATTATTCAGACCCAGCTCAAGGTCCTCCTGAGGGCAGAGTTGTATCAGAGGAACCTACTGGGCAGGGAGCTGTTAGACGTGCACATGAGCGTCAAAGTAGCAGGGAAGATGGTGATCTCAGACAGTTTACTGACTCTCCAGTGCGCCATGACAATATTAATCGGAGAGATTCGGCTCCTCAGCGTTACGGAGGCCGCGGAGTAAGTTATGGTGAAAGCCACAAACGACCTGGAAGACAAAGTGCACAAAGCATTGGGTCTGATAATAGCCTGGAGCAGTCCCCACTCCATCATAAGGCTAAAATTTCCGGGAGAGGTAGTGGGGCTCCATCTCCTGCTTGGGAAGGAAAAGGCTCATATGAGAGCAGCCACGGTACTCCTGGAAGATCTCGTTTGAAACCAAAAGGCGATGAAAGTGtaaatttcctttcttttctagaAATTTTGTTACTTCTATATTCATTTGGCTGATTGTTGTTGGTCTTTTGAAGTAATTTTAGTTTGATAATGATATTCTTTCTGAATTGCTTATGTGGAAAAAGTCATCTTATAACATAACTAACCTTGGTGGGAATCTGACCTTGTCCTTTTGAGACAAATTGGATTCTTAAAGCTACTATAATGTAATGCTTTTCTTTCCTGGATCCCAACTCttgaaaacaaacaaaaaggctcaggatgaataatttcttagttTTATTTCTCTCAATGCTTGATCTTTTACTGAAATTTTTTCGCTTTTATTGTTTTCGGTGTGGCAGCCAGATAAGGGTGCTGCTGTTCCGAAATTTGGCGAGTGGGATGAGAATAACCCTGCATCAGCTGATGGCTACACTCACATTTTCAACAAAGTGAGGGAGGAAAGGCAAATTGGGGCAGGGAAAGTACCTGGCATGCCTTCCGAGTCACCTTATAGAACTAGTCGTAAGCCAACCTCCAGCAACAGCTCTAAGGTATGCCATTATTGCCTGTATATTTCCAAGTTCACAAGTTCTTCTACTTGTGGGTTATCTTATatcatttcctttttcttctcctaTTTACTtgttcaatttattttcagagCTGCTGCTTTCCATGGGGCAGAAAATGATATCTTTGAATTTGTCGATAATTATGAGTGTGGAACTTGTAAATACTTTGAAGGCTATCTTCGTGCGGAGTTACTCATTTGACTAcattctctctttttatttgtgtGGCTTTGTTTAGTGTTCTGTTAAAAAGTGCAGTCTTATCTTTATTGCTT
The sequence above is drawn from the Ricinus communis isolate WT05 ecotype wild-type chromosome 7, ASM1957865v1, whole genome shotgun sequence genome and encodes:
- the LOC8279052 gene encoding RPM1-interacting protein 4; the protein is MAQRSHVPKFGNWESDENVPYTAYFDKARKGRGGKMINPNDPQENLDSVSDYSDPAQGPPEGRVVSEEPTGQGAVRRAHERQSSREDGDLRQFTDSPVRHDNINRRDSAPQRYGGRGVSYGESHKRPGRQSAQSIGSDNSLEQSPLHHKAKISGRGSGAPSPAWEGKGSYESSHGTPGRSRLKPKGDESPDKGAAVPKFGEWDENNPASADGYTHIFNKVREERQIGAGKVPGMPSESPYRTSRKPTSSNSSKSCCFPWGRK